The Magnetospira sp. QH-2 DNA window GCGCCGACAACAACCCTCAAAAGATGTTGGAGATTGGACAGGAGACCGCCCGCATTCTCTGGGGGAAAAAGGGGCATCGGTACATCCTGGGCATCCATGAGGAAAAGGGGCACCTTCACGTTCATGTTATGGTCAAGGCTCTACCCGACCATCCCCCCAATCCGCTACGGCCCCAACGCCTGACATACGATAAAAAGGACATGCAGGCCGCGCGCGTGGTCTTTTCCGACGTGTGCAACGCCAGGGGTCTTGAAACAGAAGCAACCCGCCGCGTGGATCGGATAGCGGACCGACAAAAAATGCTTGACGGCGATTCACCGGAACGCAAGCGGTCCGTGTATGATGACCGCATGAAAAAATCGCATTGGGTTGCTGATTTGAACCAACGATCCCCGGCATGGTTTTGCCACTTTGGCGCCCAATACATTGATGGCCACCGAGCCGTTGCGTTGAACCATCAACCGAAAAAGCCACCGTTCCATAATCCGGTAAAAACCGGGATTCCACTGGTTGATTACGCCCGCGCCACCTACCAAAACCCGGGCAAGGCCCTTCAATCCTTCAAGGCCTTACACCAGGACGACCCCCGGAAGGCCGCATGGATGATGACAAAATCCCCGCAGTCGTTCGGCGTCATGTTCCAAGGTGCCGACCCTCCCAAGCTTACCAAACAAATGGTTATGTCTGCTGCGCGGCGCCTGGATCAGGTCAATTTGCCTAATCCAGACCGCGCATTACGCGAAGCCGCCGCCGAAACCGTTTTGAAGGGTCTTGCCAACCTGGATTCCGCACGACGCCCGAGGCGGGCCATATCTAATCGCGAATTTGTCGCAAAAAATCTCACCCAATTGGCCAAGGACTACGCATCCGACCCTAATCATAATCGCACCGCCCTTGCCCGCGTTCAGGAAGCCGCGAAGATGAGTCAAGCGGGCATCGTTTCCGACTTCGCGAAACAAGCCCGTGAAGCCGAGCCTCTTCCGAAGCCAAAAACCTTCGAAGAACAGCAGAGAGACCCGGCGGAAGCCGTCCTGACCCGCCGACAGCGCCTTTCCTCGTCGTTTTCGCGACAGGCCGACGCGCGGGCCAACGAGCAGCAGCAGGGCGGGGGGATCGCTGCCCCTGAAATGGCCTCTGTGGGGCCCGTGGCATCTCCTGACGGCTCGAAGGGGGAGGGGGGCGCTCCTACCACCCCACGGGAACGGGCCCGGGCCCGTCAGGCTAAAATGGCTGCCTTGCAACGTGGCGGCGGCTTGGAACGATAGCCGTCCGGATCCTTCCTTATTCTTTACATTAAAAAGGCCCCCGGATCGATCCGGGGGCCTTCCAGGCCGAGATCGGGGGAGGGAGGTAGGGGCCCCTCCTTTCGGCCTTATTGTCTCGACGCCATGGCCTGTTGTTGTTGGTTCATCGGGTTCATGACCGCATTGTAGGCCTCCGTCTTCCCGCTCCCTGATAGCGCACTACTGGCCGCGCTACCACCTGCCTTTGCCGCCGCCGCCATGGGCGCTTTAGCCACGACAAACGGTGCCGCAAGAGCGGTTGTTGCCACCGTTGAGAAGATCGCCGGGCCCACTGAATTGATAAATGATCCGGAGATATTGGAGGCGATGGAAGCGGCCTCCCACTGGAACATGATTCCCAGGCCCGCAACCAGCATTGCCAGCATGTATTCATCCGACCATGCGAAATCCGCAAGAGCGATCACGGCAACACCTTGTTCGCCGCCTTCCCCTTCCACCAGGGGCATATACCCCGAGAGCTTGGTCATAATGTACATCGTGATTCCCATCCCGATAGTCGCCACAGCAACGGCAATGACCGAAGCCACCAACATCTTGATTCCGCCGAAGGTCATTGACCGCGTGGCCGGGAAAGCCCCCGCTATGGCCAGCCAGGGCGACAGAACCATAACGGCAGCTACCCGGAACATGGCAAGCGTAACCTGTCCCAGGTACATCATGAGGATGAATAAGAACGGCAGCATGAACAGCAAACCGGCAATATAGATATCCAACCTTATCCCCGCATCCGCCATCATGGCCTTGGCAATCATCCACATACCTTGCGTTTTGTATTCAATCGCAAACGACAAGTCCGCTAAGGCCTGCGCACCGACCGCCGGACCGCCTTCGCGGGCCGGTAGATCATCCGCGATCAGAACTGTTTTCGCTAGTCCTGTCATAAAGGCAATGGTGATATCGTAGAGGGTGGAATACCCCTCCGATACCTTGGCCGTGCCCGCATTGATCCCGATATAGGTTGCAGCAAACAGATACCCGGCGGCGCCCTTGAGCATATCCACCGGCTTTGCCGAACCGACCACAATCCGGATGATTTGAACGATCATCCAGATTCCGAAGGCCGTTCCTAGGATGATTGCCGCACTATTAATACTCGCGATGAATACTTCGTGGCCGTACTTGTCCGACTGACTACCAACCTCCTTGATCAAATCGCAGGACATACAATCAAAGCTAAAATCCGGGTCACCCTCTTGTGCGGGGGCCGGTGCTTCCGCATCATCACCAAAAACCGGCTTCCCGCCGGTTACGGTATCAATCAAGTCATTC harbors:
- a CDS encoding relaxase/mobilization nuclease domain-containing protein yields the protein MLNYLVQKRDKEDEIANEQADPHYGKFGENGELPVWNEQGIRLNVAEARGELEGWGLLSDEENISKAARKATKNERSKMEEKDRLYHRQVYHFMFSPPNSSRADNNPQKMLEIGQETARILWGKKGHRYILGIHEEKGHLHVHVMVKALPDHPPNPLRPQRLTYDKKDMQAARVVFSDVCNARGLETEATRRVDRIADRQKMLDGDSPERKRSVYDDRMKKSHWVADLNQRSPAWFCHFGAQYIDGHRAVALNHQPKKPPFHNPVKTGIPLVDYARATYQNPGKALQSFKALHQDDPRKAAWMMTKSPQSFGVMFQGADPPKLTKQMVMSAARRLDQVNLPNPDRALREAAAETVLKGLANLDSARRPRRAISNREFVAKNLTQLAKDYASDPNHNRTALARVQEAAKMSQAGIVSDFAKQAREAEPLPKPKTFEEQQRDPAEAVLTRRQRLSSSFSRQADARANEQQQGGGIAAPEMASVGPVASPDGSKGEGGAPTTPRERARARQAKMAALQRGGGLER